A region from the Mucilaginibacter sp. CSA2-8R genome encodes:
- a CDS encoding VWA domain-containing protein — MRGFGFSKFTPREIPKGGFDELLKLFLELLNYTSGDASEALTWMNELDKQYNITNDEYGMGDFIDDLKQKGYLTEDQQQGNFNITAKTEQSIRQSALEEIFGKLKKSGKGNHRSPQSGQGDEKNSERREFEFGDSLDQIDMTQSIHNAQVNHGIGDFMMTERDLEVEEMDYKTLTSTVLMIDISHSMILYGEDRITPAKKVAMALAELIRTKYPKDTLDIVVFGNDAWPISLQDLPYLQVGPYHTNTYAGLELATDLLRRRKTHNKQIFMITDGKPTCLKEGTKYYKNSIGLDRKVVNKTLNMAAQCKRLKIPITTFMIARDPYLQQFVRKFTETNGGRAFYSSLTGLGEYIFEDYIKNRRKTVR, encoded by the coding sequence TTCTAAATTTACACCCCGGGAAATTCCCAAAGGGGGATTTGATGAATTGTTAAAGCTATTTCTGGAGTTGCTCAATTATACGTCGGGTGATGCCAGTGAAGCTTTGACCTGGATGAATGAACTGGATAAGCAATACAACATTACCAATGACGAATACGGCATGGGTGATTTTATTGATGATCTTAAACAAAAGGGCTACTTAACTGAAGACCAGCAACAAGGCAATTTTAATATTACAGCCAAAACAGAGCAAAGTATACGGCAATCTGCCCTCGAAGAAATATTTGGCAAGTTAAAGAAATCTGGCAAAGGTAATCACCGCTCACCGCAATCGGGCCAGGGCGACGAAAAAAACTCCGAACGCCGTGAATTTGAATTTGGCGACAGCTTGGATCAGATTGACATGACGCAATCCATCCATAATGCGCAGGTTAACCACGGCATCGGCGATTTTATGATGACTGAGCGCGACCTGGAAGTAGAGGAAATGGACTACAAAACCCTTACTTCTACCGTGCTGATGATTGATATATCGCACTCCATGATTTTGTATGGAGAAGACCGGATCACCCCCGCTAAAAAAGTAGCGATGGCATTGGCGGAGTTGATCAGGACAAAGTATCCAAAAGACACACTTGATATTGTAGTTTTTGGTAACGATGCCTGGCCTATCAGCTTACAGGATTTACCATACCTGCAGGTTGGCCCGTACCACACCAATACTTATGCAGGCCTGGAGCTGGCTACCGATCTGCTGCGCCGCCGTAAAACGCACAACAAGCAAATTTTTATGATTACTGATGGCAAGCCTACCTGTTTAAAAGAAGGTACCAAGTATTATAAAAACAGCATCGGTCTGGATCGAAAAGTGGTTAATAAAACTTTGAATATGGCTGCCCAATGCAAGCGGTTAAAAATTCCGATCACTACTTTTATGATTGCGCGCGACCCATATCTGCAGCAATTTGTGCGCAAGTTTACCGAAACTAATGGCGGACGGGCATTTTACAGTTCGCTTACCGGTTTAGGCGAGTACATATTTGAAGATTACATTAAAAACCGCAGGAAAACGGTGAGATAA
- a CDS encoding sigma 54-interacting transcriptional regulator, producing MANELLNITTLGQLKQTDYRSRSVKEELRENLILQLQKKHEGGFEGIIGYEDTVIPDLQTAILSRHNILLLGLRGQAKTRIARLLVNLLDEYMPYIAGSELYDDPLAPISWYGHNEVETKGDDTPIAWVHRSERYTEKLATPDVTVADLIGDVDPIKAATLKLTYSDERVIHFGLIPRAHRGIFVINELPDLQARIQVSLFNILQEKDIQIRGFKLRLPLDLQFVFTANPEDYTNRGSIVTPLKDRIESQILTHYPRSVEVSRKITQQEALLTPEQRVAVEADGLVKDLVEQIAFEARNSEYIDKKSGVSARLTISAYENLISNAERRMIINNEKNTFVRISDFLGVIPAITGKIELVYEGELEGPAKVANILIGKAIKSMLLQFFPDPEKAKKSKKANPYNEVVGWFASGNNLSLVDDLPMAEYKKLLNSVSGLKDFVKQFHPRLSENQQLLLMEFVLHGLAEFSQLNKGFLDNGFAFSDMFDSLFNMQPDEDESDDDRY from the coding sequence ATGGCAAACGAACTTTTGAATATAACAACCCTTGGGCAACTAAAACAAACCGATTATCGTAGCCGGTCGGTTAAAGAAGAACTGAGAGAAAACCTAATACTGCAACTGCAAAAAAAACACGAAGGCGGTTTTGAAGGCATTATTGGTTATGAAGACACCGTAATACCCGATTTGCAAACTGCCATACTTTCGCGCCATAATATTTTGCTGTTAGGCTTACGCGGACAAGCCAAAACCCGCATTGCCCGCCTGCTGGTAAACTTGTTAGACGAGTATATGCCCTACATTGCCGGTTCAGAATTGTATGATGACCCGCTGGCGCCTATATCGTGGTACGGGCACAACGAAGTAGAAACCAAAGGCGATGATACCCCTATTGCATGGGTACACCGATCAGAGCGTTATACCGAAAAATTAGCAACACCTGATGTTACCGTGGCCGACTTGATTGGCGATGTTGACCCTATCAAAGCGGCTACTTTAAAATTAACTTATTCTGACGAACGGGTAATCCACTTTGGGTTGATACCCCGTGCGCACCGCGGCATTTTTGTAATTAACGAATTACCCGATTTACAAGCACGCATACAGGTATCATTGTTTAACATATTGCAAGAAAAAGATATCCAAATCAGGGGCTTTAAACTGCGTTTGCCTTTAGACCTGCAATTCGTATTTACAGCCAACCCTGAAGATTACACCAACAGGGGCTCTATCGTAACTCCGTTGAAAGACCGTATCGAGAGCCAGATATTAACCCACTACCCGCGCTCGGTAGAAGTATCGCGCAAAATCACTCAGCAGGAGGCATTGTTAACGCCAGAGCAGAGAGTGGCTGTAGAGGCCGACGGACTCGTGAAAGACTTGGTTGAGCAAATCGCTTTTGAGGCTCGCAACTCCGAATACATCGATAAAAAATCTGGGGTATCTGCCCGTTTAACCATCTCGGCCTACGAAAATCTGATTAGTAATGCCGAACGCCGGATGATCATCAACAATGAGAAAAACACTTTCGTGCGAATCTCTGACTTTTTAGGTGTTATCCCGGCTATAACCGGTAAGATAGAATTAGTGTACGAAGGCGAGCTGGAAGGTCCGGCTAAAGTGGCAAACATACTTATTGGCAAAGCCATCAAGTCAATGTTACTACAGTTTTTTCCTGATCCTGAAAAAGCTAAGAAAAGCAAAAAGGCAAATCCTTACAACGAAGTTGTCGGTTGGTTTGCCAGCGGTAACAACCTGTCGTTGGTTGATGACCTGCCAATGGCTGAGTATAAAAAACTATTGAATTCGGTAAGTGGTTTAAAGGATTTTGTTAAACAATTCCACCCGCGATTGAGCGAAAATCAGCAATTGCTGCTAATGGAGTTTGTACTGCACGGCTTGGCCGAGTTTTCACAACTCAATAAGGGCTTTCTGGATAATGGTTTTGCCTTCTCAGACATGTTTGACAGCTTGTTTAACATGCAGCCTGATGAAGACGAGTCAGACGATGATCGTTATTAA
- a CDS encoding response regulator transcription factor produces the protein MNTEIKIALVEDDENLRFLVAERLESEGYKVLEAANGNDAEKIILDHMPDIVLMDWMLPGKQGSEVCSNIRQKGFDKLVIMMTAKAQDIDKIEAYNFGVSDYITKPFNMDVLVAMIDSKIKFSLNSDKSEVHRFADMEHHPNTHLLVKSGRKVELTILENRILLYFLKNKNKVINREELMMEVWGYNADVNTRTLDMHIVRLRKKIENNPDSPQYLQTVRGVGYKFAYE, from the coding sequence ATGAATACAGAAATAAAGATTGCCCTTGTTGAGGATGATGAAAATTTACGCTTTTTAGTAGCCGAACGGTTGGAAAGCGAAGGCTATAAAGTGCTTGAGGCAGCCAACGGCAACGATGCCGAAAAAATAATATTAGACCACATGCCCGACATTGTACTGATGGACTGGATGTTGCCGGGAAAACAAGGCTCCGAAGTTTGCAGTAACATCAGGCAAAAAGGTTTTGATAAACTGGTGATTATGATGACAGCCAAAGCACAGGATATTGATAAGATTGAAGCTTACAATTTTGGTGTTTCTGATTACATTACTAAACCATTTAACATGGATGTGCTGGTAGCGATGATTGACAGCAAAATAAAGTTTTCGTTAAACAGCGATAAATCGGAAGTACATCGGTTTGCCGATATGGAGCACCATCCTAATACGCACTTGTTGGTAAAATCGGGCAGGAAAGTAGAGCTGACTATCTTAGAAAATCGTATCCTGCTTTACTTCCTCAAAAATAAAAATAAGGTAATTAACCGCGAGGAATTGATGATGGAAGTATGGGGTTACAATGCCGATGTAAACACCCGCACGTTAGATATGCACATTGTAAGGTTGCGCAAAAAGATTGAAAATAACCCGGATTCGCCGCAATACCTGCAAACCGTGCGTGGTGTAGGCTATAAGTTTGCGTACGAATAG
- a CDS encoding metallophosphoesterase — protein sequence MEGHSLTLVSICIGLLIADWYIVNALRNGFKKWRFLQSKKFLTGYWIFSVLLVIGVISSIFLKFNLGFKGAVLLAFFLTLFCKVFFLPFAVIDDVRRFFVKLKRKPEPAVVTPATLTSLPEEVDPNKIKRSEFILKAGLIAGSLPLAGLAYGMINGVYDYRVKRRTLWLPNLPKKFDGIKLGQISDIHSGSFYNKKAVTGGVDLLLAEKPDFIFFTGDLVNKQSNEMREYQDVFAKIKAPLGVYSSLGNHDYGDYKDWPSQAAKQKNFDDLLATHKNMGWDLLRNTNRRLKVDGEEIGILGVENWGSLSRFPKYGKLDEAVKNTDDLPVKLLLSHDPSHWRAQVLPNYPQIDVMFSGHTHGMQFGLQTERFQWSPIQFVYKEWAGLYHQGSQQLYVNVGYGFLGYPGRVGILPEITIFELRSGTNPNIKFG from the coding sequence ATGGAGGGACACTCCCTTACGCTTGTTTCTATTTGCATTGGTCTTTTAATTGCCGATTGGTATATTGTAAATGCATTGCGCAACGGTTTTAAGAAATGGCGCTTTTTACAAAGTAAAAAGTTTTTAACCGGTTACTGGATATTTTCGGTACTACTGGTAATCGGTGTAATTTCGAGTATCTTTCTCAAGTTTAATCTCGGTTTTAAGGGTGCTGTATTACTGGCATTCTTTCTGACTTTGTTTTGTAAAGTCTTTTTCCTGCCTTTTGCTGTTATTGATGATGTACGCCGCTTTTTTGTAAAGCTTAAGCGTAAACCGGAACCAGCGGTTGTTACACCGGCTACTTTAACAAGCCTGCCCGAAGAAGTTGATCCTAACAAAATAAAGCGTTCTGAGTTTATCTTAAAAGCAGGCCTGATTGCCGGATCGCTTCCGTTAGCAGGGTTAGCTTATGGTATGATAAACGGTGTATATGATTACCGCGTTAAACGGCGCACGCTTTGGTTACCTAACTTGCCTAAAAAGTTTGATGGTATTAAACTTGGGCAAATTTCAGACATCCACTCTGGTAGCTTTTACAACAAAAAAGCCGTAACCGGTGGTGTAGATTTATTATTAGCCGAAAAACCCGACTTCATTTTTTTTACAGGCGACCTGGTAAATAAGCAAAGCAATGAGATGCGCGAATACCAGGATGTTTTTGCCAAAATAAAAGCGCCTTTAGGTGTTTACTCCAGCTTAGGTAACCATGACTATGGTGACTATAAAGACTGGCCAAGCCAGGCTGCAAAACAAAAAAACTTCGACGATTTACTGGCCACTCATAAAAACATGGGCTGGGATTTGTTGAGAAATACCAACAGGCGATTGAAAGTTGATGGTGAAGAAATTGGCATTTTAGGTGTTGAAAACTGGGGCTCGCTCAGCCGTTTCCCTAAATACGGCAAGCTGGATGAAGCAGTTAAAAACACTGACGATTTACCGGTAAAATTACTGTTGTCACACGACCCATCGCACTGGCGTGCGCAGGTGCTGCCTAATTATCCGCAAATAGATGTGATGTTTTCCGGGCACACCCACGGCATGCAGTTCGGTTTGCAAACCGAGCGCTTTCAGTGGAGCCCTATACAATTTGTTTATAAAGAATGGGCTGGCCTTTATCATCAAGGCAGTCAGCAGTTATATGTAAACGTGGGTTATGGCTTTTTGGGTTATCCGGGCCGGGTAGGCATTTTACCCGAAATCACTATTTTTGAATTGCGAAGCGGTACTAACCCTAATATCAAATTTGGTTAA
- a CDS encoding class I SAM-dependent methyltransferase, with protein MSANYDNASWFYERLSKLVFGNAQVNAQEYFLKLIPTGSSILIIGGGTGQILESIAKLYPSELHITYVEISANMMALSRKRNTAENDVVYITQDIGSLSLTQKFDVIITAFLFDNFSTQELHKIFPRIHQCLKPEGLWLNTDFQLTGPIWQKAMLKTMYYFFRVLNAVKVTQLPDTTKTFINYRYELLGQKPFYRNFITANAYKKSRT; from the coding sequence ATGTCGGCCAATTATGATAATGCTTCCTGGTTTTACGAGCGCCTTTCTAAACTGGTGTTTGGCAATGCACAAGTTAACGCACAAGAATATTTTTTAAAACTTATACCAACAGGATCCAGTATTTTAATTATTGGCGGCGGTACCGGACAAATTCTGGAGAGTATTGCCAAACTCTACCCATCAGAGCTACACATTACCTACGTGGAAATATCAGCCAACATGATGGCACTTTCGCGCAAACGAAACACTGCAGAGAACGATGTGGTATATATTACTCAGGATATTGGCAGTCTATCATTAACGCAGAAGTTCGATGTTATTATAACAGCTTTCCTGTTCGATAACTTTTCAACACAGGAGCTCCATAAAATATTTCCGCGCATTCATCAATGCCTCAAGCCGGAGGGGCTGTGGCTTAATACTGATTTTCAGTTAACCGGACCAATCTGGCAAAAGGCAATGCTCAAAACCATGTATTACTTTTTCAGAGTACTGAATGCGGTTAAGGTAACGCAATTACCTGATACAACAAAAACATTTATAAACTACAGGTATGAGCTGCTAGGCCAAAAGCCGTTTTACCGAAACTTTATAACGGCTAACGCTTATAAAAAAAGCCGCACATAA
- a CDS encoding HAMP domain-containing sensor histidine kinase — protein sequence MTAGAHKNVYRKNFSLIAAFWVLITVTLFIALIIAYNLTSRYVENEFNLRKLDVLERAIKPYNDFFQNRIPEITSYQGFLDSASAANYARSVFDDYGFVKSIRYNEITVGSKPENYAGNGMDILMKAVYEYQSFAKNIVGTRLATDVANEDFKTMAAKLNYYIVVADTSRVPSQDEIYRTFYDVQPSKISYLNIPRREEIRSYRELQKGRRTRALYKQNMMTFLLDVFALKITNTHPELYQHVTVQPVVYDPLNTNDNELRTEVAFPGAFADYKIYFNSEKVHLDTEVNRRFTPIAGIVLLIYVFMVLIGWLIYRNLNTNLKLFKLQYDFINNFTHEFKTPVSVIKIAGSNLRGDGELTERQRKHYGKILDEEADKLNELMNKLLSFTQIENRSIKLNKEEINIEQFVQKYINTFSIKYPDFKLGYAVEGIYNFYTDPVLLGSIFQNLIENAYKYSNPGQKDLFIRINSEKRNIIFSFTDKGIGIPKSEINNVFKKFYRIENQYNQNGSVGLGLAFCKELVNFMNGDLQVKSKVNEGSEFIVTLPYEN from the coding sequence ATGACGGCAGGTGCCCATAAGAACGTTTACCGGAAAAATTTTTCGCTGATCGCTGCCTTTTGGGTGCTGATCACAGTTACGTTATTTATTGCCCTGATTATTGCTTACAACCTAACATCAAGGTATGTAGAAAACGAGTTTAACTTACGTAAGCTTGATGTGTTAGAAAGAGCGATCAAACCATATAATGACTTTTTTCAGAACCGAATACCCGAAATAACGTCTTATCAGGGTTTTCTTGACTCGGCTTCGGCCGCCAATTATGCGCGTTCGGTGTTTGATGATTACGGCTTTGTAAAATCCATCAGGTATAATGAAATTACCGTGGGCAGTAAACCAGAAAACTATGCTGGTAACGGCATGGATATTTTGATGAAAGCCGTTTACGAGTATCAGTCTTTTGCAAAAAACATAGTGGGCACCCGGCTGGCTACTGATGTAGCCAACGAAGATTTTAAAACAATGGCTGCCAAGCTCAACTATTATATTGTGGTGGCCGATACCTCCCGCGTACCCAGCCAGGACGAGATATACCGTACTTTTTATGATGTACAGCCCAGCAAAATCAGCTACCTGAATATTCCGCGCCGCGAAGAAATCAGGAGTTACCGCGAGCTACAAAAGGGGAGGCGTACCCGTGCTTTATACAAGCAAAACATGATGACCTTTTTGCTCGATGTATTTGCCTTAAAAATAACTAACACCCATCCTGAGTTATATCAGCACGTTACGGTACAGCCGGTGGTTTACGATCCGTTAAATACTAACGATAATGAGTTGCGTACCGAAGTGGCATTTCCGGGAGCATTTGCTGATTATAAAATTTATTTCAATTCGGAGAAAGTGCATCTGGATACCGAAGTTAACCGGCGCTTTACGCCCATTGCTGGCATCGTGCTTTTAATTTATGTGTTTATGGTGCTTATAGGTTGGCTGATTTACCGTAACCTGAACACTAACCTGAAACTTTTTAAACTTCAGTACGATTTTATCAACAACTTTACTCACGAGTTTAAAACACCGGTGAGTGTAATTAAGATAGCAGGTTCTAACTTGCGCGGCGATGGCGAACTTACCGAACGGCAACGTAAGCATTACGGTAAAATATTAGATGAAGAAGCGGATAAGCTCAACGAGTTGATGAATAAACTGCTCTCTTTTACCCAAATAGAAAACCGGTCGATTAAACTAAACAAAGAAGAAATTAATATTGAGCAGTTTGTGCAAAAGTATATTAATACCTTTAGTATTAAGTACCCCGATTTTAAGTTGGGATATGCCGTTGAGGGGATTTATAATTTTTATACCGACCCGGTATTGCTGGGAAGTATATTTCAGAACCTGATTGAGAATGCCTATAAGTATTCTAATCCGGGGCAAAAGGATTTGTTCATCCGGATAAATTCGGAAAAGCGGAACATTATATTTTCGTTTACTGATAAAGGTATAGGGATACCGAAAAGCGAAATCAATAACGTATTTAAGAAGTTTTACCGTATCGAAAACCAGTACAATCAAAATGGGAGCGTGGGCTTGGGTTTGGCTTTTTGTAAAGAACTGGTTAACTTTATGAACGGAGACTTGCAGGTGAAAAGTAAAGTTAACGAAGGTTCGGAGTTTATAGTAACCCTGCCTTATGAAAATTAA